In one window of Streptomyces sp. NBC_01224 DNA:
- a CDS encoding VWA domain-containing protein produces MTEHTTQQPAEHATSQNPEADPHDNRRQVLYWRLLARLFDHEEQASLESASLAVVDDIGLPSALLDPQASVDSIVQRHPELAAEFDGLMAPEPDDDGACDRAAEVRRAALVSKVLLNVFASGSGMVTAGQLARWQSDAGWLERALGCKPGELRGGRTGGGAGGGVAGPGVGPTGTGGLGATPDLGRLIPAIGPELGAIEADLVKRMRLREVLANPKLAAQLTPSMSLIEQLLRDKNNLSGVALANAKALIRRFVDEVAEVLRTQVEKATAGALDRSVPPKRVFRNLDLDRTIWKNLTNWSPKEERLYVDRLYYRHTARKTTPQRLIVVVDQSGSMVDSMVNCTILASIFAGLPKVDVHLIAYDTRAIDLTPWVNDPFEALLRTNLGGGNDGPVAMAMARPKITDPKDTVMVWISDFYEFDRSQPLFEGIEAVHRSGVKFIPVGSVTSSGRQEVNPWFRERFKALGTPVLSGHIRKLVHELKTFLA; encoded by the coding sequence ATGACGGAGCACACGACCCAACAACCGGCCGAGCACGCGACCTCACAGAATCCGGAGGCGGACCCCCACGACAACCGCCGTCAGGTCCTGTACTGGCGCCTCCTCGCCCGCCTCTTCGACCACGAGGAGCAGGCCTCGCTGGAATCGGCGAGCCTCGCCGTCGTCGATGACATCGGTCTGCCGTCCGCGCTGCTGGACCCGCAGGCATCCGTCGACTCGATCGTCCAGCGTCACCCGGAGCTGGCTGCCGAGTTCGACGGTCTGATGGCGCCCGAGCCCGACGACGACGGTGCGTGCGACCGGGCCGCCGAAGTGCGACGCGCGGCGCTGGTCTCGAAGGTGCTGCTCAACGTCTTCGCCTCCGGCTCCGGCATGGTCACCGCCGGGCAGTTGGCGCGCTGGCAGTCCGACGCCGGCTGGCTGGAGCGTGCGCTGGGCTGCAAGCCCGGCGAGCTGCGTGGCGGCCGCACCGGCGGTGGGGCCGGGGGAGGCGTCGCAGGACCGGGCGTCGGCCCGACCGGCACCGGTGGCCTGGGCGCGACGCCCGATCTCGGCCGGCTGATTCCTGCGATAGGCCCGGAACTCGGCGCCATCGAGGCCGACCTCGTCAAGCGGATGCGCCTGCGCGAGGTGCTGGCCAATCCCAAGCTCGCCGCGCAGCTGACCCCGAGCATGTCACTGATCGAACAGCTGCTGCGGGACAAGAACAACCTCTCGGGTGTGGCCCTGGCCAACGCCAAGGCCCTGATCCGCCGTTTCGTCGACGAGGTCGCCGAGGTGCTGCGCACCCAGGTGGAAAAAGCCACGGCAGGTGCCCTGGACCGCTCCGTCCCGCCCAAGCGGGTGTTCCGCAACCTCGACCTCGACCGCACGATCTGGAAGAACCTCACCAACTGGAGCCCGAAGGAGGAGCGACTTTACGTCGACCGCCTCTACTACCGGCACACCGCCCGCAAGACGACGCCCCAGCGGCTGATCGTTGTCGTGGACCAGTCGGGCTCGATGGTCGACTCGATGGTGAACTGCACCATCCTGGCGTCGATCTTCGCCGGGCTGCCGAAGGTGGACGTCCACCTGATCGCGTACGACACGCGTGCCATCGACCTGACGCCCTGGGTGAACGACCCGTTCGAGGCCCTGCTACGCACCAACCTCGGCGGCGGCAACGACGGTCCCGTCGCGATGGCCATGGCCCGTCCGAAGATCACCGACCCCAAAGACACCGTGATGGTGTGGATCTCCGACTTCTACGAGTTCGACCGTTCCCAGCCGCTGTTCGAGGGCATCGAGGCCGTCCACCGCTCCGGAGTGAAGTTCATCCCCGTCGGTTCGGTCACCAGCTCCGGCCGCCAGGAGGTCAACCCCTGGTTCCGTGAACGCTTCAAGGCCCTCGGTACGCCGGTGCTCTCCGGCCACATTCGCAAGCTCGTCCACGAACTCAAGACGTTTCTCGCTTAG
- a CDS encoding ATP-binding protein has product MSDLLRAPAEIKYAEELDWLESIDDNPKPFSWRLSPKMVRLFILGSERSDGLDREIPQKWYGDRSFVERSIVTLASDRGLLLIGDPGTGKSWLAELLSAAISRNSTLVVQGTAGTTEDHIKYSWNVSMVIAKGQSRESMIPSPIMTAMEAGAIGRFEELTRSTSDVQDALISILSEKYISVPELDSDNIVFAKPGFSVIATANSRDRGVNDLSSALKRRFNFVRIPVVTNKKSEAEIVRFRTEELLRRHQIELDVPPTLLDVLLQSFADLRASAAAAGSDDEKLESALSSAEQIGVLEDAILHSNFFGERALTARTLASSLVGSLARREPEDLAILNKYLHGVVEPRSKEEGGSWPEFLEGGRDAIATLS; this is encoded by the coding sequence ATGTCCGATCTGTTGCGCGCTCCTGCCGAGATCAAGTACGCCGAGGAACTGGACTGGCTGGAGTCCATCGACGACAACCCCAAGCCCTTCTCCTGGCGTCTGTCCCCGAAGATGGTCCGCCTGTTCATCCTGGGTTCCGAGCGCTCCGACGGCCTGGACCGGGAAATCCCGCAGAAGTGGTACGGCGACCGCAGTTTTGTCGAGCGCTCCATCGTCACGTTGGCCTCCGACCGCGGGCTTCTGCTCATCGGCGACCCCGGCACCGGCAAGAGCTGGCTGGCCGAGCTGCTGTCCGCCGCGATCTCCCGCAATTCCACGCTGGTCGTGCAGGGCACAGCCGGTACCACCGAGGACCACATCAAGTACTCCTGGAACGTGTCCATGGTCATCGCCAAGGGCCAGTCGCGGGAGTCGATGATTCCCTCGCCGATCATGACCGCGATGGAGGCCGGCGCGATCGGTCGTTTCGAAGAACTCACCCGCTCCACCAGCGACGTCCAGGACGCGCTGATCTCGATCCTGTCCGAGAAGTACATCTCGGTCCCGGAACTGGACAGCGACAACATTGTGTTCGCCAAGCCCGGCTTCTCGGTCATCGCCACCGCCAACAGCCGTGACCGGGGCGTCAACGACCTGTCCTCGGCACTCAAGCGCCGCTTCAACTTCGTCCGCATCCCGGTGGTGACGAACAAGAAGAGCGAGGCGGAGATCGTCCGCTTCCGCACCGAGGAGCTGTTGCGTCGCCACCAGATCGAGCTGGACGTGCCGCCGACGCTGCTCGACGTGCTGTTGCAGAGCTTCGCCGACCTGCGCGCCTCGGCGGCCGCGGCCGGCAGCGACGACGAGAAGCTGGAGTCCGCTCTCTCCTCCGCCGAACAGATCGGCGTGCTCGAGGACGCGATCCTGCACAGCAACTTTTTCGGCGAGCGCGCCCTGACCGCCCGTACGCTGGCTTCCTCGCTCGTCGGGTCACTGGCCCGGCGCGAGCCCGAGGACCTCGCCATCCTCAACAAGTACCTGCACGGCGTCGTCGAGCCGCGCAGCAAGGAAGAGGGCGGATCCTGGCCGGAGTTCCTGGAGGGCGGCCGCGACGCGATCGCCACCCTGTCATGA
- a CDS encoding peptidoglycan D,D-transpeptidase FtsI family protein: MNRPLRHIAVFCGLLVLALLLRANWLQYFQSDALATDEHNRRVKITQFATPRGDIIVGGDPITGSKAVSGTDFKYQRTFKQGAMYAPVTGYASQAQGMSLLEKTYDSVLSGQDDRFAFRHAKDILTGEQRRGGDVITTIDPKAQKAGYKGLTDLGARGAVVALDPRTGKVLALVSTPSYDPSVFAGNSFKEGDRFQDLVDDKSKPLANRPLRETFPPGSTFKILTAAAALENGVVTDVDAASGAVSPYPLPLSSNKISSEAGDAVCNKASMKTAMQYSCNNVFLDAASKVGADKMRETAEKFGFNADVYSDEFGDMLATKSLYPSQLDKPGTALTGMGQGSLTSTPMQMAMVTAALANDGKLMQPYIVEELRGPDVSTLEKHEPKLKSQAVSEETAKKVQEMMEFTAKEGSAQRALIDGVTVGGKTGTAQRGVDVNEEVPYGWFVSYGKKADGASVAVAVFIDPTDMDISRSDISGGRLGGPIAKRVMQAVLGS, encoded by the coding sequence ATGAACAGGCCGTTGCGGCATATAGCCGTCTTCTGTGGACTGCTGGTGCTGGCTTTGTTGCTCCGGGCGAACTGGCTCCAGTATTTCCAGAGCGATGCTCTTGCCACTGACGAGCACAATCGCCGGGTGAAGATCACTCAGTTCGCCACCCCGCGCGGTGACATCATCGTGGGGGGTGACCCGATCACCGGTTCGAAGGCGGTCTCCGGCACGGACTTCAAGTACCAGCGGACCTTCAAACAGGGCGCGATGTACGCTCCGGTAACCGGGTACGCCTCACAGGCGCAGGGCATGTCCCTGCTGGAGAAGACGTACGACAGCGTGCTCAGCGGCCAGGACGACCGGTTCGCCTTCCGGCACGCCAAAGACATTCTCACCGGCGAGCAGCGCCGCGGCGGCGACGTGATCACCACGATCGACCCGAAGGCGCAGAAGGCGGGCTACAAGGGTCTGACCGACCTCGGTGCCCGCGGCGCGGTCGTCGCCCTCGACCCGCGCACGGGAAAGGTACTCGCGCTGGTCTCCACCCCTTCCTACGACCCGTCCGTCTTCGCCGGGAATTCGTTCAAGGAGGGCGACAGGTTCCAGGACCTCGTCGACGACAAGAGCAAGCCCCTGGCCAACCGCCCGCTGCGCGAGACCTTCCCGCCCGGCTCGACGTTCAAGATCCTCACGGCGGCCGCCGCCCTGGAGAACGGTGTGGTCACCGACGTCGACGCGGCGTCCGGCGCCGTTTCCCCGTACCCTCTGCCACTCTCCTCGAACAAGATCAGCAGTGAAGCCGGCGACGCGGTCTGCAACAAGGCGTCCATGAAGACCGCCATGCAGTACTCCTGCAACAACGTCTTCCTCGACGCGGCCTCCAAGGTCGGCGCGGACAAGATGCGAGAGACAGCGGAGAAGTTCGGCTTCAACGCCGACGTCTACTCCGACGAGTTCGGCGACATGCTCGCCACCAAAAGCCTCTACCCGAGCCAACTGGACAAGCCGGGGACCGCGCTGACAGGCATGGGCCAGGGCAGTCTCACCAGCACCCCGATGCAGATGGCCATGGTGACCGCTGCTCTCGCCAACGACGGCAAGCTGATGCAGCCGTACATCGTCGAAGAGCTGCGCGGCCCCGACGTGTCGACCCTGGAGAAGCACGAACCGAAACTCAAGAGCCAGGCCGTCTCTGAGGAGACGGCGAAGAAGGTCCAGGAAATGATGGAGTTCACCGCCAAGGAGGGCAGCGCCCAACGGGCCCTGATCGACGGCGTCACGGTCGGTGGCAAGACCGGTACGGCGCAGCGCGGTGTGGATGTGAATGAAGAGGTGCCGTACGGCTGGTTCGTCTCGTACGGCAAGAAGGCCGACGGTGCGTCGGTGGCGGTTGCGGTTTTCATCGACCCGACGGACATGGACATCTCCCGCTCGGACATCTCGGGCGGACGGCTGGGCGGACCGATCGCGAAGCGCGTGATGCAAGCAGTGCTGGGAAGCTGA
- a CDS encoding DUF6042 family protein — protein sequence MLMKTEPLKDWSEHNREQHFHEVMRGGWARLRPHALTFLLTGLVTEETPLARKDMTRFVCSSSNPDGDLSLSCWEDPSTWDEDEQAEVRRQMADAARYAAYYGLPPLQTNDDVITLLVAADVIHEIPDRDGVLRLHPAHPLPAPADVFPLAEEEAAIQRQLRFEAAYEDASYKIIDLFHPDGDRQSELTTSLERLARAIDGDPHDARQAVQLLLNEGDFTASLDITDLPPHKVFRLWCDWTQFDATRIGIHKMTDEGQMEVTLPTDFPGPEGEPAPRK from the coding sequence ATGCTGATGAAGACGGAGCCCTTGAAGGACTGGTCGGAGCACAACCGTGAGCAGCACTTCCACGAAGTGATGCGCGGCGGGTGGGCACGCTTGCGGCCCCATGCCCTGACGTTTCTCCTGACGGGCCTGGTAACGGAAGAGACCCCGCTCGCCAGGAAGGACATGACTCGGTTTGTATGCAGCTCGTCAAACCCGGACGGGGATCTGAGCCTCTCCTGTTGGGAGGACCCCTCGACTTGGGACGAGGACGAGCAGGCCGAGGTGCGCCGGCAGATGGCCGACGCGGCCCGATATGCCGCGTATTACGGACTGCCTCCACTCCAAACCAACGACGACGTGATCACGCTCTTGGTAGCGGCCGACGTCATCCACGAGATCCCCGACAGGGACGGTGTGCTGCGCCTGCATCCTGCGCACCCGTTGCCCGCGCCCGCCGATGTCTTCCCGCTGGCCGAGGAGGAAGCCGCTATCCAGCGCCAGTTGCGCTTCGAAGCCGCCTACGAAGACGCCTCCTACAAGATCATCGACTTGTTCCATCCCGATGGGGACCGGCAATCAGAGCTCACTACCAGCCTTGAACGGCTTGCCCGCGCCATCGACGGGGACCCTCACGACGCCCGCCAGGCCGTCCAGCTGCTTCTGAACGAAGGCGACTTCACCGCCAGTCTCGACATCACGGACCTGCCTCCGCACAAGGTGTTCCGCTTGTGGTGCGACTGGACCCAGTTCGACGCCACTCGCATCGGTATCCACAAAATGACTGACGAAGGGCAGATGGAAGTCACCCTCCCGACCGATTTCCCGGGCCCAGAGGGCGAGCCCGCACCCCGAAAGTAG
- a CDS encoding HIT family protein, with translation MSPEQQSHDLEAYEARVRGGPCFVCEFVAGVPGSAHVTVYEDDQHVAFLDRYPTVPGKVLVAPKAHIEHAVRDLNEFAYLRLMSVVRKVALAVEAVMKPERTYLLSLGSQQGNSHLHWHIAGLPVGTPYRQQQFHALMAENGVLPFTDEEAAATGERLRAALSEGWAAGSE, from the coding sequence GTGTCACCGGAGCAGCAATCCCATGACCTTGAAGCCTACGAGGCCAGGGTGCGCGGCGGCCCGTGCTTTGTGTGCGAGTTCGTGGCGGGTGTCCCTGGTTCTGCGCATGTCACGGTGTATGAGGACGACCAGCACGTCGCCTTCCTTGACCGGTATCCGACAGTGCCGGGGAAGGTGCTCGTGGCCCCAAAGGCTCACATCGAGCACGCTGTTCGCGATCTGAACGAGTTTGCTTACCTGCGGCTGATGTCGGTGGTCCGGAAGGTGGCCTTGGCGGTGGAGGCGGTGATGAAACCCGAACGTACGTACCTGCTGTCCCTTGGAAGTCAGCAGGGGAATTCACATCTTCATTGGCATATCGCCGGCCTCCCTGTGGGAACCCCGTACCGGCAACAGCAGTTTCACGCTTTGATGGCCGAGAATGGCGTGCTGCCCTTCACGGACGAGGAGGCTGCCGCAACGGGCGAACGCTTGCGCGCGGCACTTTCCGAGGGTTGGGCGGCCGGCAGCGAGTAG
- a CDS encoding EamA family transporter yields MLGSGLSNQVGASVAALAFPVLGPVGVVAVRQWVAAAVLLGAGRPKLRSFTTAQWRPVLGLAAVFAAMNLTLYMAIDRIGLGLAVTLEFLGPLTVALARSRRRTDLVCALAVAAAVVVLTRPRPSTDYLGIGLALLAAVCWGCYILLNRTVGERLPGLQGSAAAAAVSGLLYLPVGVAVLWLHRPTAPALLCALAAGVLSSAVPFLADLLALRRIPAHFFGIFMSVNPVFAALVGLLVLGQHIGMAAWLAIAVIVSANALAVGTVAQHLKEKTAP; encoded by the coding sequence ATGCTGGGCAGCGGTCTGTCCAATCAGGTCGGAGCGTCGGTGGCCGCCCTCGCCTTCCCGGTCCTCGGACCGGTAGGCGTCGTGGCGGTGCGCCAGTGGGTGGCCGCCGCAGTGCTGCTGGGCGCGGGCCGGCCGAAGCTGCGGTCATTCACCACCGCACAATGGCGGCCTGTGCTGGGCCTGGCGGCGGTGTTCGCCGCCATGAACCTCACGCTGTACATGGCGATCGACCGGATCGGTCTCGGTCTCGCGGTCACCCTGGAGTTCCTCGGCCCGCTCACCGTGGCCCTGGCCCGCTCCCGCCGCCGCACCGATCTGGTCTGCGCCCTCGCCGTCGCCGCGGCCGTGGTGGTCCTCACGCGCCCCCGGCCGAGCACCGACTACCTCGGCATCGGTCTGGCCCTGCTCGCCGCCGTCTGCTGGGGCTGTTACATCCTGCTCAACCGCACCGTGGGCGAGCGCCTGCCAGGTCTGCAGGGATCGGCCGCGGCCGCGGCCGTCTCCGGCCTGCTCTACCTGCCCGTAGGCGTCGCGGTCCTGTGGCTCCACCGCCCCACGGCCCCCGCTCTGCTGTGCGCGCTGGCCGCCGGAGTGCTGTCCTCCGCCGTGCCGTTCCTGGCTGACCTGCTCGCGCTGCGCCGGATCCCGGCCCACTTTTTCGGGATCTTCATGAGCGTCAACCCGGTGTTCGCCGCCCTGGTCGGCCTGCTCGTGCTGGGCCAGCACATCGGGATGGCAGCGTGGCTGGCCATCGCCGTGATCGTATCCGCCAACGCCCTCGCCGTGGGCACAGTCGCTCAGCACCTCAAGGAGAAGACGGCCCCATAA
- a CDS encoding oxidoreductase C-terminal domain-containing protein, producing MRPSITLLTGLEGPAPTTSSSRETRNRTAASSASGCGRDVLVTAAGMNRPKELRSARMLIERRIPVAAEALASPATDLRPLSKAPAACQPLGTAGAADSRTPAVTPDVPPQQNHFKTPCRELGVRRLHG from the coding sequence CTGCGGCCGTCGATCACCCTCCTGACGGGCCTGGAAGGCCCTGCGCCGACGACGAGTTCGTCCCGCGAGACGAGGAATCGGACAGCGGCTTCCTCGGCTTCTGGATGCGGCAGGGACGTGCTCGTGACCGCCGCCGGAATGAACCGCCCCAAGGAGCTGCGATCGGCGCGCATGCTGATCGAGCGCCGTATTCCCGTAGCCGCCGAGGCGCTGGCGTCACCTGCCACCGACCTGCGTCCCCTGAGCAAGGCGCCTGCAGCGTGCCAGCCCCTGGGGACGGCCGGCGCAGCCGACTCTCGGACTCCGGCGGTGACTCCGGACGTGCCACCCCAGCAGAACCATTTCAAGACTCCGTGTCGAGAGCTCGGTGTCAGGCGCCTTCACGGTTGA